A stretch of Syntrophorhabdales bacterium DNA encodes these proteins:
- a CDS encoding GNAT family N-acetyltransferase: MPDMLVKLYDLPDVSPLIDVLNRRGIVIRAAMPYEKHRVAEWVRNTFNEAWESECDVSFSNHPVSCYIATEGGRIIGFACYDSACKNFFGPSGVSENMRGLGIGKALLLSCLHAMRAGGFAYAIIGAVGPAVFYSKAVGAIVIEGSSPGIYRDRLTD, from the coding sequence ATGCCAGATATGCTCGTCAAACTGTATGACCTTCCGGATGTGTCTCCGCTCATCGACGTGCTTAATCGTCGTGGCATTGTGATTCGTGCCGCCATGCCATACGAAAAGCATCGGGTTGCTGAATGGGTGCGGAATACATTCAACGAAGCATGGGAGAGTGAGTGCGACGTTTCTTTCAGCAATCACCCTGTTTCCTGCTACATCGCCACAGAAGGAGGAAGGATCATCGGTTTTGCCTGTTATGACAGTGCTTGCAAGAACTTCTTCGGTCCGTCAGGCGTTTCCGAGAATATGAGAGGCTTGGGAATCGGCAAAGCGTTGCTTTTGTCTTGCCTGCACGCCATGAGAGCAGGCGGGTTTGCGTACGCCATCATAGGTGCGGTTGGTCCAGCGGTGTTTTATTCCAAGGCGGTGGGGGCGATCGTTATCGAGGGGTCGTCGCCGGGCATCTATCGGGATCGGCTGACGGATTAA